The stretch of DNA AGACCCTCTCCTCCTAAGCCCCACCCCCTCGGGCCCACAGGAACACAGCTTCATCAAGCGCTACGAGACGCTGGAGGTGGACGTGGCGTCCTGGTTCAAGGATGTCATGGCGAAGACTGAGTCACCGCGGACTAGCGGCGTCCTGAGCCAGCCCCACCTGCCCTTCTTCAGGTAGCTACTTGGTGGCGGCCAGCCCCACAGGGGGCCAGGGGCATGGCCACAGGCCCCCCTCCCCACTTGGCCACCCAGCTGCCTGCCAGGGGAGACCTGGGACCTGGACGGCCACCGAGGGCTGAGGACAGAGAGTGGGGGGTGCCCACCCACCCCCCGCCCCGGGCCTACCAAGCCCCCGCCCTTCCCACCCCGGGGTCAGCCGGCCGTGTGCGTCCCCCGACAGACACTGTGAACGGAAGACAGCAGGCGGCGAGCAGAGTCGCTGTTCATTCAGCCGCAGCCTCTGGGCCGGGGTGGCCCCCAGGGGCCAAGAGAGAGCCCCGGAGTCCCGCAGCCACCATGCACGCTCCCAGCGTGCTGTGTCCTTCGCCACTCCCACGCGCCCGTTCCTCTTCCGTCGCCCTCTGTCCCCTGCTCTACCTCTCTGTCCTTGTCTGGCTCTCCCGTCACCctccctgcctctgtctctcttctggCCTGAGCCTGGGCCCAGCCACCTCCTGACGGGTCCCCTGGGTCTGCATAGGTCTCCCATGGCGCAATGAGTCAGTGGCCCCCAGCCAGGCGGTGTGGGCATTGCCACTGCGGCTGGACGGGGCTGCGCTcttgcgctctctctctctctctctctctctttgatctCAGGGGGTCCTTTTTGgagtttattgtattttattgtacTTGGTGGGGTGTTTGGGGTGGAGGCGGAGGAGAGCTTGTTCTCGTGGGGTTGTCGGTACCTTCAGAAACTTTTACCAAAGTCACGATTAGCTGCTTGTGGTGGGGCCCCAACCGCCCTCGGGCACTGGGGAGCTGGGCTGGGGCCGCTGCTCTGGGGTCTCCGGGGGCCACAGCTTGGGGTGAGTTGAAGACCTCAGGGGATGCGGAGGGGTCAGTGGGGCCCTGGCCGCGCAGGATGGCCTTCAGGGAAGGTGGTCTTGGGGCATGGTGCAGAGCAGGTGACCGGAGGGAATCGGTGACGGAGCGGGGCCAAGGGAGGGGTCCGGAGGGAGTCAGGGATGGAGGGCAGAGGGAGTGGATGTGGGGGTTTGAGGACGTGCGACAAGCTCCAGCAGGGGTGGGGGCCGGGCTGAGGGTGGGGGTGCGAGGCAGTCACTCCCATCGTGCCCCTGGCCGTCCCTCCACTCACCCACTCCTGGCCCAGTCCACGTTGAGGTCCAGGACTGGGAAGGACCGGGTGAGTGCACCGGGGACCCAGGCCAGGTGCCCCCCGGAGCCTGCTGgggtggccagagcaggagggggTGTGTTTCCTTTTTGTGGGTGTTGCATGCAAATCAAGTggacaagaaaaaataacaaaacaaaaaacaagaaaaaaaaaacacaaaaccccgtaaaatcacaaagaaaaaccaACACCAAAGGCGCAGAAGCCGGCTGGCCGTGGTGAGGGCAGCGTAGGCGTAGCATCCCTCTCCTCTCACTTAGCCTGTTGACTCTTGTTATTATCATGATATTCACAAAACGCCGCATGTTTAAAAAGTCATAGATGTCATCTTCTCTCTGCCCCCAGGGAGGAAAGCCACCTTCTCTTGCCCCTTGGCCCCTTTGTCAGGGGCCAGGGGTCTGCTGGGTGGGGGTGCCAACAGGCCTGGCCCTTTCCTCCCCTGCATCCAGCCATGGGGGCCTCTGCGATTGCCGGAAGGTTGCATGGCTGGTCCCAGGGCCAGCACAGGCCCGAGGCCGGGCtgcctggttttatttttatttaactttattttctgttttataagtgTGTGTCCGCCCACCGCCACCCCCTTCAGTGTTAAGTGGGGAGCCCTGGGGGAgtctctcctgcctcccagcctctccCAAGACCTCCCCCCTCGTCACCAGCCATCCCTCTGGACCAGGCAGAGGGCGGACCGGGTTGGCAGGGGCCTGAGGGTGGCTCGGGCCAGCCCACCAGCCAATGGACCCCTCCTCAGGCCGCCAGTGTCGCCCTGcccctttttaaaacaaaatgcccTCGTTTGTAAACCCTTAGACGCTTGagaataaaccccttccttttcttccaccGAGTCTGTGGTGTGTCATGGGCCTGGCAGGGCGAGCTGGGAAGGGGGTGGTTGCGGGGGGAGGTCTCTGCATTGAGGGGAGCTAGACGGGAGGTGTTTGTAGTGACTTGCCGATGGGTATTAAGCAGCTGGTGTGAGGGACCCCCTGCCCCCATTGGCCACAGGTCGGGCAGCAGAGGATCCCTTAATCCCCTCAGGCCTTGGGCATTGGCTCTGGTGTCAGCCCCTCAGTCTGCCACCCCcgctccctgcctccctccttgcCAAGGACAGGGCCGCCTGCCCACATGCAGGAACTGGGTGCagcccagctggtgtctgctctGGCCCCAAACACTCCGACCTCAGCTGGTCCAGCATGCTGGGCACCGTGCTGCTGCTGGCCCTGCTCCCAGGGATCACCACCTTGCCCAGCGGGCCACCTGGTATGTATGGGCAGGGAGGTGACGGGTCTGTCATGCTTCTATCCCTGTGTcaccctctttatttttttttgagatggagtcttgctctgccacgcaggctggagtgcagtggcgcaatctccgctcactgcaacctccgcctccccggttcaagcgattctcctgcctcagcctcctgagtagctgggactacaggcgcgcaccaccacgcctggctaattgttgtatttttagtagagacagcgtttccccatgttggccaggctggtctcgaactcctggcctcaggcgatccgcccgcctcgaacctctcaaagtgctgggattacaggtgtgagccaccgcgccccaccgaTGTCACTGTCTTTCAACTAGACCTTTGGTGGTGGTCCCCACAGGGGTGGGGACAGGgcaggggagtggggtggggtctCTGTCCCCCATCCCAAGGGTGGCTCACATCCCCACTTCGGCAAAGCTCCCTGCAGCCACGGAGAGGGCCAGAGTTGTGGGAGGGGGCCAGTCTACCCAGGTGCTCTTCAGAAGTGGGTGTGGTGTGGGGATGGACaagggggctcatgcctgtaatcccagcacttaggctgaggtgagaggatcgcttgaagccaggagttccagactagcctgggcaacatagaccccgtATGGCCGTGGTGGCGAGTGGCTGTGGTcatagctactcgagaggcaggaggatggctggagcccaggaggtggaggctgcagtgagctgtattcgcaccactgcactccagcctgggcgacagagggagaccctgtctcagaaaacaagaaaaatggatGTGCAGGCAGTCTTTCGTATTTGGAGATTATCCGTTTTACCAGGACCCCGCTCAGCACCTCCTGAAGGCAGACATCAGCGTGTGTTTAGGGGCACGGAGAGGGGAGGGGATCCCATGGCTGCCTCAGCCTGGACAAGTGGAAGCGTCTCAGATCTTGGTGGCCTGGCTGAGCTTTGGCTGTGCCCAGGAGAGCCTCTAGGGAGGGTATCCTCTTCACTTCCCTTCCTCGTTGGTGACAGCACCTATCTCCCCTTAGAAAGGGGAGCCGCCGGTCCTGCTGCGTCCCCAAGAGCAGCCCTGGGGAAGGTGGGGGAGCTCTGACTTCACCCAGCCGGACCCCACCATCGGGTGCTCCTCACCGCTTCTCTTCCGCCCCAGGGAGGCCTTCGCCAGCTTCGGAGGCTTCTCTAGGGGCGCATGGCTCTGCAACCGGCTCAGCTGCTGGGCTGTGCGGGTCCCAGGGGTCGCCAGGGGGCACATCACCGTCAGGGGGAAACGTGGCGCGGAGCCCATCATGGGTGAATCGGCCGCCGCAACCGCATCCCTTTTCCAAAGGCGGCGGCGGGGGCGAGGTGGTCGGGTCACTTTTCCCGGAGGCCTAAAGGGCAGCGCGCGTTTTCTCTCCTCTGGGCCGCCCTTCCCCGCCCCGCCAGCTCCCCCGTTCCCCGCGGCGCCCGGCCCCTGGCTGCGCAGACCCCTCTTCAGCCTGAAACTGTCCGACACAGAGGACGTCTTTCCTCGCCGCGCGGGTCCGCTCGAGGTCCCGGCCGACAGCCGCGTGTTCGTGCAGGTGGGGACCCCGGGGACACCAGGGGCGGATGAGGGCCGGTGGGGACGGGCGATCCCTGATGGCGCCTCCGTCCCCCAGGCGGCCTTGGCCCGTCCCTCTCCGcgctggggcctggccctgcacCGCTGCTCAGTGACGCCGTCCTCACGCCCGGCCCCGGGGCCCGCCCTGGCTCTGCTGCGCGAGGGCTGCCCCGCCGACACCTCTGTCGCCTtcccgccaccgccgccgccgagCCCGGGTGCCACCCGCCCCGCGCGTTTCAGCTTCCGCCTGCGCCCGGTCTTCAACGCCTCGGTGCAGTTCCTGCACTGCCAGCTGAGCCGCTGCCGCCGCCTCCGGGGAGTCCGCCGGGCGCCTGCGCCTCTGACGCCGGCGCCGCCGCCATCGCGGGTGCGCGGGCGCAGAGCCTGGAATCCGGGCGCCGGGGCCCTTCGGGGGCTGGGCACGAGCGACTCTGGCAGTGGAAAGAGGATACTCTCGGGGTCTGAGGATCTGGGGTTTGGGGGAGGTGGGGCGCAAGGGTCCATCTCTGCCGACAGAGTTTCTCCGGGGACAGTGTGGACACTGGGTTCCCCCATGGACAGCTCTGGAATCCTTCAGGGCTGGGGATTGGATGCAGAAGGCCACTAAGGGGACACATTTCTGGGAACCTGGTGCTGGGCCTCACATGCTAGGTGCTGGGAGACGCGGACCATGCGATCTTGTGGGGCTGGGATTTGGGGTCCTTAGGGGCTGGGCGGCTAGCCACTTGTATGCGTAGGGGCTGGGCTCAGGGCACCCTAAGGGGCCGGATTTCCAGGGGTCCCATCTTGGCTGTGGTGGAGAGCTGGACTCAGGTCTCTCTTGGGGGCCCTGGGGACCAGAGCCACGATCCCGGTGCCCTGATGTCCCCGTCTCTTCCCCACCTTCCTCTCCCCCAGTGTCTGCCTCAGGACGAGGCGTGCGCCGACACTGGCAGTGGCAGCGCCGAGGGCCTGGCTGCTGACGGCCGCCACCTGCACACGCTGACGCAGCCTATCGTGGTCACCGTGCCGCGGCCGCCCCCCAGTGAGCACGCAGTCCTCCTTCCGCATGGGGCCGTGGGGCGGCAGAGCGGGTGGGAAGGACGCCTGGGAGCTGGACCCAGTCTCAGCGTGGCACTTCCCACAGGGCCGCCCAAGAGTGTCCCCGGCCGCGCCGTGCGCCCTGAGCCTCCCGCGCCGGCCCCCGCGGCCCTGGAACCCGCGCCGGTGGTGGCGCTGGTGTTGGCAGCCTTCGTGCTGGGCGCCGCGCTGGCCGCCGGGCTGGGCCTCGTCTGTGCGCACTCAGGTACCGACGACCTCCGCCAAGCCGGGCCCCCAGTCTAATCCCGCGCGTCGGGACCCGGGGCGGCCGCCATCCCGCCTGCGGGGCCTGATCAACCCTAGCTAGGCCTGCCTCCGCGATGCCCGCAGCAGCCCCCAGGGGCCGCCTTTAGCCTGGCGTGGCGCGCAGCAGCCCTTCTGCAGCTCGCCTCTCCCTTCCAGCGCCCCACGCCCCTGGCCCGCCCGCAAGAGCCTCGCCCAGCGGTCCCCAGCCCAGGAGGTCCCAGTGAGGAAGGTAGGTATGGAGGTGGAGGGAGCTGGGTGAGGTAGGAGATCTGACAATGACGCTTCCTAGCGCTTAGttcgtgccaggcactgtggtttttttttttttttttttggagacggagtttcgctcttgttgcccaggcgggagtgcaatggcgcgatctcggctcaccgcaacctctgcctccggggttcaagcgattctcctgcctcagcctcctgagtagctgggattacaggcatgcaccaccacacccggctaattttgtatttttagtagagacggggtttctccatgttggtcaggctggtctcgcacgcccgacctcaggtgatcctaccgcttcggcctcccaaagtgctgagattacaggcgtgagccactgcgcccagcctccaggCACTGTTGTAAATGTTTTACGCCTATGAACTAACTTAATCCCCTTAACCTCCAGGCGGACActattataatccccattttagagaCGAGAATGAGGAGGCATTCTCTGAATTAAGTAACTTGTCAAAAGTCACAATACTGGGTGGAGCTTGGATTCGAACTCAGGCAGTGGGTCACCCGCGGCAGACGCGGGCTTTGGGTCGAGCCAGGGGCATTAGGTGAGGAGAGGCATTAGGCGAGGAGAACTCAGCATTCAGACCCGGCTCCCACTCTCACCCCGGCATGCAGACCGATGGAAGAGGCCAGTGGTCTGCTGGGAAGGGAAGTGGCCCGCGTAGCGTCCCCTCCCTCGCTGAGCCTCAGCCACCCCTCCCAGGGATGGTGCGCCCCCAACGTGGTCCGGAGATACACCCAGCTACCAATTCGGGACCAGGACCAACAGGACCGGACCCGCCTCCCTGGACCTCGGACCTGATGGGGCCACGACCCCTGCGCTTCTCTCCTCCCCCTGTCCCTCCCACCTGTGCTCAAAATAAACCTCTGGACTGACCGGCTAAGTTCTGGTGCAGTCAGTGAGCGCGCAACGTGCGGGGTGGGGGATAGGTGGGGAGGCTTGGGGAGAAAGCTGGGAGCAGGACTTGGGGGGTATTCCTGAGAAATCGTGACTTAGAGGGGTGGAGCCTGGGGACAGGGCCCCTATGCCCATATACCCGTGTGCACTCCCAGGCCATGGGAGACTGTAGGGCGTTTTGTCTCAAACAGAAAGCGacacccggccgggcgcggtggctcccgcctgtaatcccagcacattgggaggccgaggtgggtggatcacttgaggtcaggagttccagaccagcgtggccgacatggtgaaaccccgtccctactaaaaaaataacaaaaaaagaactagCAGGGCGTAGTGGCgcgtgcttataatcccagctgctggggaggctgaggcaggagaatcgcttgaacccaggaggcggaggttgcagtgagccgagatcgcgccattgcactgcagcctgggcaacaagagcaaaaatctgtctaaaaaaaaaaaaaaagcggcacCCAACCCCACAAGCGTAAGTTTAAAATAaaccctccccctccctcctctccttacCCGGACACCTGCCCATCTGCCTCCTGCGATCTTTCTCAAGCCAGGCCTTCTCCGCTCTCCATTACCCCCGCCCCGACCCTGCCCTAGCTCGGCTTCGACCTTCTGCCTCTGCTCCAGTTCCCTCCTGGTCTGGACTTCGCCCTCCTCTTAGATTGTCAGTCTAGTCTAGAGCTCCTTAAATCCCTCCTGCCCGAGCTCCACTCTACCTTACACAGACAAGAGTGGGACTATCAGCCCTAgtctacagaggaggaaactgaggctcggcaAGGCTAAATCACTTGCCCAAAGTCCCCAGGCCTGTCTGACCCCAGAGCCCAGGCTCTTGACCACGACTGGATCTTCGGACTTGACCTTTCGGCCAGAACCCACCCCTCTGCGAGAAGCAAAGCACACAGCAGTAGCTTCATGAGTTAGTCCAGCAACAGAGGGAGGGCATTGGGATCCAAGCTGTCCTCTCCACTTCATGAATGAGATAAAGTGCAGGCTGAGGGTCTCCTTCGCCCCGCCCCAGTTCCGGTGCCGATCTCCCCTTCACTTCCATTGGGGCGGGTTCCCGGGCATCCAAACGCGAAGCCACGCCCCCACGCGCGTACTCCTCCGCGCGGTGTTTTCTGACCTCGGCGGCCCCCGTAGCTCCGCCCATCGGAGAAGCGACCTTACGGCGCCTGCCTCTTTCTGAGCGGCATGAAGCCACCTCCCAGGCGGCGAGCGGCCCCGGCGCGCTATCTGGGCGAGGTGACCGGTCCCGCGACCTGGAGCGCTCGCGAGAAGCGGCAGCTAGTGCGACTCCTGCAGGCGCGGCAGGGCCAGCCGGAGCCGGACGCCGCCGAGCTGGCCCGGGAGCTGCGGGGCCGGagcgaggctgaggtgagatgcgGTTCTCGGGACCGGAGCCAGGCTGGAggcggggctggggtggggcGGAGGGTGGGCGGGGCTGCGGCAGGAGCCAGCGGGGCGGGGCCAGGAATGTAAGCGAGCGGGGGCGTGGCGTTAGTGGGTGAGCCTGGGCGGGCTGAGGGGCGGGGCGTGGACGGGAAGAGAGGACCTAGGGGCGGGGCGAGCTTGGGAGCTAGACTTGGGCGGGGCATAAGTGAAGCGGAGGGGCGGGGCGATGCCGGGGGCGGGGCGTGCGTGCCGCTGAGGGTTGGAGAGTGGGTGGGTGAGTTTGAGGGGCAGGACGAGCCTGGGGGCGGGGCGTGGGCGGGTTAATAGCAAGACTTAAGGGCGGGGCCCTTTTGGGAGTAAGGCGTGGCGGGGGCGTGGGCGGGATGAGGGCAAGCTTTAAAGGCGGGGCGAGCGTCAGGGTAATGCGTGGGTGGGGCGAGGGCTAAACGGGCGGAATGAACTGGGAGTAAGATGCTGCCGAGGCCGGGCGAAAAGCAACGTATGCTGTTGGACAGGATACGAGCTTGAAGTGAGAGGGAATAGAGAAGAGGGGACGAAGAAGGGAGTTGAACGGGGTAGTAGTCAGCATAGGGTTGGGCCCTGGCTGCGTGAAGGAGCCGGAACTGGCCTGGGCCTTACACCTTCCTTAGGTAGCTGGTCACACTCTGGGTAGGGTAGGGGCCTTGGCAGTCACTGGGACTCGTAACACCGGGCCAGCAGGAGACTAAGGCGCAGTAGCGGGGCCCAGAGCATGCAAGGGATTGGGCTTTGGCTTCTCTGCTGCAGCCCTGAGCTCATAGAAGCCTCATTCGGCCGCCTCTTTCCTTTCTAGATCCGGGTCTTCCTCCAGCAGCTCAAGGGCCGCGTGGCCCGGGAGGCCATTCAGAAGGTGCATCCGGGCGGCCTTCAGGGACCAAGGCGCCGGGAGgcacagcccccagcccccataGAGGTGAGGCAGATGAACAGGGTGAGGCTGTCCAGGGCAGGTCCCTGGTGGGTAGGTGGGAGTTGCGGGGGATAACCTGATTAGGGGATCCCCAGGAGGAGCAGGGCTTGGGGGGCCTTTGCAGGCTGATCCCTGGGCTGACCCTGTACCTCTGGCTTCACTCAGGTCTGGACGGATCTGGCTGAGAAGATAACAGGGCCACTGGAAGAAGCCCTGACAGTGGCTTTCTCGCAGGTACCGCCATTCCCCCAGGCAGGTCAGGGTGTCCCAGAGGACAGGGTCACATGGGCCAAATCATGTGAACCTGGGTCCTGGGCCCTTTTGCCAGCTCTGTGGACTCCGTCAGTCACTGGACACCTCGAGCCTCAGTGTCCCTGGCTCTGAGGCCATCTCTTGTCTGAGAAGCATCTTAGGGTGGCAGGGAGGATGGGGGAATGTGTAGACGGTGAGATTTCCCAGCTCCCCTTCCTCCCTGATTGTTCTGCCTGCCAGGTGCTCACCATCGCGGCCACGGAACCGGTCACCCTCCTGCACTCCAAGCCCCCCAAGCCCACGCAGGCCCGTGGAAAGCCTTTGCTCCTGAGCGCCCCTGGAGGACAGGAAGACCCTGCCCCTGAAATACCTAGCTCTGCCCTTGCTGCACCTAGCTCCGCACCCAAGACTCCTGACCCTGCCCCTGAGAAACCTTCTGAGTCGTCGGCTGGTCCCTCCACTGAAGAAGACATTGCTGTGGACTTTGAGAAGATCTACAAGTACTTGTCCTCTGTCTCCCGAAGTGGCCGCAGCCCCGAGCTCTCAGCAGCTGGTGAGAAGGGTGAGGGAGGGGGCAAGAGCAGAGGGATCAGGGGTCCCTGGCGGCAGGCAGGGGTGTCCCCTTACCCCTCTCCCATCCATCACTAGAGTCCGCTGTGGTCCTCGACCTGCTCATGTCACTTCCAGAGGAGCTGCCACTCCTGCCCTGCACAGCCCTGGTTGAGCATATGATGGAGACGTACCTACGCCTGACAGCCCCCCAGCCCATTCCCGCTGGAGGGAGCCTGGGGCCTGTGCCAGAAGGGGCCGGGGCTGGCTCCAAGGCACCAGAGGAGACCCCCCCAGCCACCGAGAAGGCCGAGCACAGCGAACTGAAATCACCTTGGCAAGCAGCTGGGATCTGTCCCCTGAACCCGTTCCTGGTGCCCCTGGAGCTTCTGGGTCGGGCAGCCACCCCTGCCAGGTGAGGGGCATGGCGGGCAGGAGGCCACACCAGGCCCCCCGCCCTGCCCCTCGGTTCTGCTCGGCTGGCCCTGGCTCTTTCTGAGGATCCCGTCATGGGGGAAGGTCCTTGAGATGATGCTCAGCTGTGGGGTGGGCCTCTAAGATGCCCCATACTTTGGGGGTCTCAGAAATGGAACCCCCGTTGTACAGGGGTTGGGTGGGGGTTGCAGGACTCCACTCACAAGCCTCCTGACGTCAAGGACAGGCGGACAGGGCTGGCCTCCCCCAGTCCCCAAGCCCCACTGTGCCTTGTTGTCTGCTGGGGGCCATAGCTGGCACTGCCCACCAT from Gorilla gorilla gorilla isolate KB3781 chromosome 20, NHGRI_mGorGor1-v2.1_pri, whole genome shotgun sequence encodes:
- the TGFBR3L gene encoding transforming growth factor-beta receptor type 3-like protein isoform X6, with product MLGTVLLLALLPGITTLPSGPPAPPFPAAPGPWLRRPLFSLKLSDTEDVFPRRAGPLEVPADSRVFVQAALARPSPRWGLALHRCSVTPSSRPAPGPALALLREGCPADTSVAFPPPPPPSPGATRPARFSFRLRPVFNASVQFLHCQLSRCRRLRGVRRAPAPLTPAPPPSRCLPQDEACADTGSGSAEGLAADGRHLHTLTQPIVVTVPRPPPRPPKSVPGRAVRPEPPAPAPAALEPAPVVALVLAAFVLGAALAAGLGLVCAHSAPHAPGPPARASPSGPQPRRSQ
- the TGFBR3L gene encoding transforming growth factor-beta receptor type 3-like protein isoform X4 — protein: MGESAAATASLFQRRRRGRGGRVTFPGGLKGSARFLSSGPPFPAPPAPPFPAAPGPWLRRPLFSLKLSDTEDVFPRRAGPLEVPADSRVFVQVGTPGTPGADEGRWGRAIPDGASVPQAALARPSPRWGLALHRCSVTPSSRPAPGPALALLREGCPADTSVAFPPPPPPSPGATRPARFSFRLRPVFNASVQFLHCQLSRCRRLRGVRRAPAPLTPAPPPSRCLPQDEACADTGSGSAEGLAADGRHLHTLTQPIVVTVPRPPPRPPKSVPGRAVRPEPPAPAPAALEPAPVVALVLAAFVLGAALAAGLGLVCAHSAPHAPGPPARASPSGPQPRRSQ
- the TGFBR3L gene encoding transforming growth factor-beta receptor type 3-like protein isoform X1, with the protein product MGESAAATASLFQRRRRGRGGRVTFPGGLKGSARFLSSGPPFPAPPAPPFPAAPGPWLRRPLFSLKLSDTEDVFPRRAGPLEVPADSRVFVQVGTPGTPGADEGRWGRAIPDGASVPQAALARPSPRWGLALHRCSVTPSSRPAPGPALALLREGCPADTSVAFPPPPPPSPGATRPARFSFRLRPVFNASVQFLHCQLSRCRRLRGVRRAPAPLTPAPPPSRCLPQDEACADTGSGSAEGLAADGRHLHTLTQPIVVTVPRPPPRPPKSVPGRAVRPEPPAPAPAALEPAPVVALVLAAFVLGAALAAGLGLVCAHSGMVRPQRGPEIHPATNSGPGPTGPDPPPWTSDLMGPRPLRFSPPPVPPTCAQNKPLD
- the TGFBR3L gene encoding transforming growth factor-beta receptor type 3-like protein isoform X2; this translates as MGESAAATASLFQRRRRGRGGRVTFPGGLKGSARFLSSGPPFPAPPAPPFPAAPGPWLRRPLFSLKLSDTEDVFPRRAGPLEVPADSRVFVQVGTPGTPGADEGRWGRAIPDGASVPQAALARPSPRWGLALHRCSVTPSSRPAPGPALALLREGCPADTSVAFPPPPPPSPGATRPARFSFRLRPVFNASVQFLHCQLSRCRRLRGVRRAPAPLTPAPPPSRCLPQDEACADTGSGSAEGLAADGRHLHTLTQPIVVTVPRPPPSEHAVLLPHGAVGRQSGWEGRLGAGPSLSVALPTGPPKSVPGRAVRPEPPAPAPAALEPAPVVALVLAAFVLGAALAAGLGLVCAHSAPHAPGPPARASPSGPQPRRSQ
- the TGFBR3L gene encoding transforming growth factor-beta receptor type 3-like protein isoform X5, giving the protein MGESAAATASLFQRRRRGRGGRVTFPGGLKGSARFLSSGPPFPAPPAPPFPAAPGPWLRRPLFSLKLSDTEDVFPRRAGPLEVPADSRVFVQAALARPSPRWGLALHRCSVTPSSRPAPGPALALLREGCPADTSVAFPPPPPPSPGATRPARFSFRLRPVFNASVQFLHCQLSRCRRLRGVRRAPAPLTPAPPPSRCLPQDEACADTGSGSAEGLAADGRHLHTLTQPIVVTVPRPPPRPPKSVPGRAVRPEPPAPAPAALEPAPVVALVLAAFVLGAALAAGLGLVCAHSAPHAPGPPARASPSGPQPRRSQ
- the TGFBR3L gene encoding transforming growth factor-beta receptor type 3-like protein isoform X3: MGESAAATASLFQRRRRGRGGRVTFPGGLKGSARFLSSGPPFPAPPAPPFPAAPGPWLRRPLFSLKLSDTEDVFPRRAGPLEVPADSRVFVQAALARPSPRWGLALHRCSVTPSSRPAPGPALALLREGCPADTSVAFPPPPPPSPGATRPARFSFRLRPVFNASVQFLHCQLSRCRRLRGVRRAPAPLTPAPPPSRCLPQDEACADTGSGSAEGLAADGRHLHTLTQPIVVTVPRPPPRPPKSVPGRAVRPEPPAPAPAALEPAPVVALVLAAFVLGAALAAGLGLVCAHSGMVRPQRGPEIHPATNSGPGPTGPDPPPWTSDLMGPRPLRFSPPPVPPTCAQNKPLD
- the SNAPC2 gene encoding snRNA-activating protein complex subunit 2 isoform X1, which produces MKPPPRRRAAPARYLGEVTGPATWSAREKRQLVRLLQARQGQPEPDAAELARELRGRSEAEIRVFLQQLKGRVAREAIQKVHPGGLQGPRRREAQPPAPIEVWTDLAEKITGPLEEALTVAFSQVLTIAATEPVTLLHSKPPKPTQARGKPLLLSAPGGQEDPAPEIPSSALAAPSSAPKTPDPAPEKPSESSAGPSTEEDIAVDFEKIYKYLSSVSRSGRSPELSAAESAVVLDLLMSLPEELPLLPCTALVEHMMETYLRLTAPQPIPAGGSLGPVPEGAGAGSKAPEETPPATEKAEHSELKSPWQAAGICPLNPFLVPLELLGRAATPAR
- the SNAPC2 gene encoding snRNA-activating protein complex subunit 2 isoform X2, with product MKPPPRRRAAPARYLGEVTGPATWSAREKRQLVRLLQARQGQPEPDAAELARELRGRSEAEIRVFLQQLKGRVAREAIQKVHPGGLQGPRRREAQPPAPIEVWTDLAEKITGPLEEALTVAFSQVLTIAATEPVTLLHSKPPKPTQARGKPLLLSAPGGQEDPAPEIPSSALAAPSSAPKTPDPAPEKPSESSAGPSTEEDIAVDFEKIYKYLSSVSRSGRSPELSAAEELPLLPCTALVEHMMETYLRLTAPQPIPAGGSLGPVPEGAGAGSKAPEETPPATEKAEHSELKSPWQAAGICPLNPFLVPLELLGRAATPAR